From a single Mycolicibacterium moriokaense genomic region:
- a CDS encoding cutinase family protein codes for MRVINRLVIVSGVAVAALLTPSAPLPSASAVACADVEVVFARGTFEAPGVGGVGQSFVDSLRSKIGDKSMDVYPVNYPASLDFATAADGVIDARNKVQDVANTCPNTEIVLGGFSQGAAVAGYITADAVPPGFTLPQGITGPMPAEVADHVAAVALFGKPSNGFLQTINTAAPPITVGSRYAGKTLDLCVPTDPICSAGGGDGAAHNLYPVNGMTDEAATFAAARISDAASSH; via the coding sequence ATGCGGGTCATCAATCGGTTGGTCATTGTTTCGGGGGTAGCGGTCGCAGCGTTGCTGACGCCATCGGCGCCACTGCCGTCGGCATCGGCGGTGGCGTGTGCAGATGTGGAGGTTGTCTTCGCGCGCGGCACATTCGAAGCGCCCGGAGTCGGCGGAGTCGGACAGTCGTTCGTCGATTCGCTGCGCTCGAAGATCGGTGACAAGTCGATGGACGTATACCCGGTCAACTACCCTGCGTCGCTCGATTTCGCGACGGCCGCGGATGGCGTCATCGATGCGCGGAACAAGGTCCAGGACGTGGCCAACACCTGCCCGAACACGGAGATCGTGCTCGGCGGCTTCTCGCAGGGTGCCGCCGTGGCCGGGTACATCACCGCCGACGCGGTGCCACCTGGCTTCACCCTTCCGCAGGGAATCACCGGTCCGATGCCCGCGGAGGTGGCCGACCATGTGGCCGCGGTGGCGCTGTTCGGAAAGCCGTCGAACGGCTTCCTGCAGACGATCAACACCGCCGCCCCACCCATCACGGTGGGCAGCCGCTATGCGGGTAAGACCCTCGACCTGTGCGTCCCCACCGATCCGATCTGCTCGGCCGGTGGAGGCGATGGCGCCGCGCACAACCTCTATCCGGTCAACGGGATGACCGACGAGGCGGCGACGTTCGCCGCAGCGCGTATCTCGGACGCCGCGAGCTCACACTAG
- a CDS encoding carboxymuconolactone decarboxylase family protein, whose amino-acid sequence MDQETYDKGREIRTAVLGEAYVAQAAGNVDEFTGPFQDLVTEYCWGAVWGRDGLPRKTRSMLNLAMLAVLNRPNELRTHIKGALTNGVTRDEIREIFMQVAVYGGVPAAVDSFRVARAAFDELEQG is encoded by the coding sequence GTGGACCAAGAGACATACGACAAGGGCCGGGAGATCAGGACCGCGGTGCTCGGCGAGGCCTACGTCGCGCAGGCGGCGGGAAACGTCGACGAATTCACGGGCCCCTTCCAGGATCTGGTGACGGAGTACTGCTGGGGCGCGGTGTGGGGCCGCGACGGGCTTCCCCGCAAGACCCGCAGCATGCTCAACCTGGCGATGCTCGCGGTGCTGAACCGGCCGAACGAGCTGCGGACCCACATCAAGGGCGCGCTCACCAACGGCGTCACCCGCGACGAGATTCGCGAAATCTTCATGCAGGTAGCCGTTTACGGCGGGGTGCCCGCCGCTGTGGACAGCTTCCGGGTCGCACGGGCCGCGTTCGACGAGCTCGAGCAGGGCTAG
- a CDS encoding NAD(P)-dependent oxidoreductase, producing MDIGFIGLGNMGFPIACRLLAAGHRVVVFDTRPPVVDEAVRQGAEAATSAADVADRVATVMASLPTPQASLDVAEAVAGGSAIRRFVDFSTVGSSTAQRNSALLADHGVAALDSPVSGGVHGAQAGTLAVMVSGPRDEFDVCLPAFQAIGRVTYVSPKPGAAQTMKLVNNLIAASSLAVTAEAVAMGVKAGLDAEVMIDVLNSGSGGTHASRDKFPRAVLPRTFDYGFATGLMVKDIRLYLDEAKALGLPTELADTVARMWEGTLAAEGPDSDFTSIVKPIEAAAGVVIAARTP from the coding sequence ATGGACATCGGCTTCATCGGCCTGGGCAACATGGGCTTTCCGATCGCCTGTCGACTGTTGGCCGCAGGGCATCGTGTCGTGGTTTTCGACACCCGCCCCCCGGTCGTCGACGAGGCCGTCCGACAGGGTGCCGAGGCCGCGACGTCTGCGGCCGACGTCGCCGACCGCGTGGCAACCGTCATGGCGAGCCTGCCGACGCCGCAGGCGTCCCTCGACGTCGCCGAGGCGGTCGCGGGTGGCTCGGCGATCCGCCGCTTCGTCGACTTCTCCACGGTGGGAAGTTCGACGGCGCAACGCAATTCCGCGCTGCTGGCCGACCATGGTGTGGCCGCGCTCGACAGCCCGGTCAGCGGAGGTGTGCACGGCGCGCAGGCGGGCACCCTCGCGGTGATGGTGTCGGGTCCGCGAGACGAGTTCGACGTGTGCCTGCCGGCCTTTCAGGCGATCGGCCGCGTCACCTACGTCAGCCCGAAACCCGGTGCCGCACAGACGATGAAGCTCGTCAACAACCTGATCGCGGCGTCATCGCTTGCGGTCACCGCGGAAGCCGTCGCGATGGGGGTCAAGGCCGGGCTGGACGCCGAGGTGATGATCGACGTGCTCAACTCCGGATCCGGCGGAACCCACGCGAGCCGCGATAAGTTCCCGCGGGCGGTGCTGCCGCGCACCTTCGACTACGGTTTTGCGACCGGCCTCATGGTCAAGGACATCCGGCTGTACCTGGACGAGGCCAAGGCGCTGGGGCTGCCGACGGAGCTGGCCGATACCGTCGCCCGGATGTGGGAGGGCACACTGGCCGCGGAGGGACCGGACTCGGATTTCACGTCGATCGTCAAACCGATCGAGGCCGCCGCGGGTGTGGTCATCGCGGCTCGGACGCCATGA
- a CDS encoding cupin domain-containing protein: protein MTSESVAPNPHSTAWQTAVTVLQEAMPPDIAPGSHAMTIAIEFPPGDPGTAPHRHSGPAFGYVLEGAMLFELEGEPPRVVEAGETFWEPGGDTIHYSDGNARDDVKLRFLVTMFCAPGQQMLTFVDEDELLARRDRRVPAKV from the coding sequence ATGACCAGCGAGTCGGTAGCACCGAACCCCCACAGCACCGCGTGGCAGACGGCAGTGACCGTGCTGCAGGAGGCCATGCCACCCGATATCGCCCCGGGATCGCACGCGATGACCATCGCCATCGAGTTCCCGCCGGGCGATCCGGGCACCGCGCCGCATCGCCACAGCGGACCTGCGTTCGGTTATGTGCTGGAAGGCGCGATGCTGTTCGAACTCGAGGGTGAGCCACCCCGCGTCGTGGAGGCCGGTGAGACCTTCTGGGAGCCCGGTGGCGACACCATTCACTACTCGGATGGAAACGCGCGTGACGACGTGAAACTCCGCTTCCTCGTGACGATGTTCTGCGCTCCCGGCCAGCAGATGCTCACTTTCGTCGACGAGGACGAACTACTCGCCCGTCGGGACCGCCGCGTCCCCGCGAAGGTCTGA
- a CDS encoding phytoene desaturase family protein — translation MSDYDAIVVGAGHNGLTAAALLQQAGMRTVCLEANTYAGGMAATVELIDGFRYEIAGSVQFPMPPQIAKELGLDTLPTVDSEVMSVNLGDDGDEAMIFYRDPMKLMAHLTEKHGVDAVTGMAGLIGWSQGPSKALGRFDVRTPPKTIDEMYACAANEAERQAIHDVLFGTAMDAIDRFLPDRQKHAVMRGMLAFLAINSTYRGPYTPGSATCLAFALAVPDESTAMMTKLEGGIGALCDHLLELFLSGGGEIRYRTRVEKILVANDRVTGVRLRDGSEVSAPVVISNLSPDHTLVDLVGAEHLPDDLVTRLGGRDHRASFVQLHFALDGLPEFAPPYEFLNEPGMQGSVGIFNSPEEQQRQWDECRRGVVPDNPSMGMQIPSVHDPAMAPPGKHAASAFAYAFPVETSRDRHGHLKNEMAEKVIDKITRYAPNFRDIVIRHITFAPYHMQTMFAAPAGDFCHGLLHPDLMGPNRPGPKGFLDMPIPIDGLYLGGAGCHGGPGITFIPGYNAGHQVIDDRS, via the coding sequence ATGAGCGACTACGACGCGATCGTCGTCGGTGCCGGCCACAACGGACTGACGGCCGCCGCGCTGCTGCAACAGGCGGGTATGCGGACCGTGTGCCTGGAGGCCAACACATACGCCGGAGGGATGGCGGCCACCGTCGAGCTCATCGACGGGTTCCGCTACGAGATCGCCGGCTCGGTCCAGTTCCCCATGCCGCCGCAGATCGCCAAGGAGCTCGGACTCGACACATTGCCGACCGTCGACTCCGAAGTAATGTCGGTCAATCTCGGCGACGACGGTGACGAGGCGATGATCTTCTATCGCGATCCGATGAAGCTCATGGCCCACCTCACCGAGAAGCACGGCGTGGACGCCGTCACCGGCATGGCGGGATTGATCGGCTGGAGCCAGGGCCCGTCGAAGGCGCTGGGCCGCTTCGACGTTCGCACACCACCAAAGACCATCGACGAGATGTATGCCTGCGCTGCCAACGAAGCCGAGCGCCAGGCCATCCACGACGTCCTGTTCGGCACCGCGATGGACGCCATCGACCGATTCCTGCCCGATCGGCAGAAGCACGCGGTGATGCGCGGAATGCTCGCCTTCCTGGCCATCAACTCGACGTACCGCGGTCCCTACACCCCGGGCAGCGCAACATGTTTGGCGTTCGCACTCGCCGTACCCGACGAATCCACCGCGATGATGACCAAGCTGGAGGGTGGGATCGGAGCACTCTGCGACCACCTGCTCGAGCTGTTCCTTTCCGGCGGCGGGGAGATCAGATACCGCACCAGGGTCGAGAAGATCCTCGTCGCCAACGACCGCGTGACCGGTGTGCGATTGCGCGACGGTTCCGAAGTCAGTGCGCCGGTGGTCATTTCGAACCTTTCGCCGGATCACACGCTCGTGGACCTGGTCGGCGCCGAACATCTCCCCGACGACCTCGTGACGCGGCTGGGTGGTCGCGACCACCGCGCCTCGTTCGTCCAGCTCCACTTCGCACTCGACGGCCTCCCCGAATTCGCACCGCCCTACGAGTTCCTCAACGAGCCCGGCATGCAGGGGTCCGTCGGGATCTTCAACTCCCCCGAGGAACAACAACGCCAATGGGACGAGTGCAGACGCGGCGTCGTGCCGGACAACCCGTCGATGGGCATGCAGATCCCGTCGGTGCACGACCCCGCCATGGCGCCGCCAGGAAAACACGCGGCCAGCGCGTTCGCGTACGCATTCCCCGTGGAGACCAGCCGCGACCGGCACGGCCACCTGAAGAACGAGATGGCCGAAAAGGTGATCGACAAGATCACCCGCTACGCCCCCAACTTCCGCGACATCGTCATCCGCCACATCACGTTCGCGCCGTACCACATGCAGACGATGTTCGCGGCACCCGCAGGTGACTTCTGTCATGGTCTGCTGCATCCGGACCTGATGGGACCGAATCGGCCGGGGCCGAAGGGCTTTCTCGACATGCCGATCCCGATCGACGGTCTCTACCTCGGCGGGGCGGGGTGCCACGGCGGTCCGGGCATTACGTTCATACCGGGATACAACGCCGGCCACCAGGTGATCGACGACCGCAGCTAG
- a CDS encoding TetR/AcrR family transcriptional regulator yields MTASPNLHELRRLSTREALRKAALASFAAKGFTNVTVTELAREAGVTERTFFRHFPTKEAVLFQDYETQVEWLADALERRPDSESVFDAVLAAIASFPYDLEVVRQAASARAELISAERIAAHLRVVQASFAGVITKFVAHRYADTPEVDLLAEVAGATLAAALVTAVENWGRNGCTGDLNEISATCVNLVRSGLAPLS; encoded by the coding sequence ATGACCGCCTCGCCCAACCTGCATGAGCTCCGGCGATTGTCGACGCGCGAAGCGTTGCGAAAGGCGGCGCTGGCGAGCTTCGCCGCCAAGGGCTTCACGAATGTCACGGTGACCGAGCTGGCTCGCGAGGCCGGGGTCACCGAGCGCACGTTCTTCCGACATTTCCCCACCAAGGAAGCCGTCCTGTTCCAGGACTACGAGACGCAGGTCGAGTGGTTGGCCGACGCCTTGGAGCGGCGGCCCGATTCGGAGTCGGTGTTCGATGCCGTGCTGGCCGCCATTGCGAGCTTCCCGTATGACCTGGAAGTGGTGCGCCAGGCGGCGAGTGCTCGGGCGGAACTGATCAGTGCCGAGCGGATCGCCGCTCACCTGAGGGTGGTGCAGGCGTCGTTCGCCGGGGTGATCACGAAGTTCGTTGCGCACCGGTACGCCGACACGCCAGAGGTCGATTTGCTCGCCGAGGTTGCCGGTGCGACGTTGGCGGCAGCGCTGGTGACTGCCGTGGAGAACTGGGGCCGCAACGGCTGCACGGGCGACCTCAACGAGATCAGTGCTACCTGTGTGAATCTCGTCAGGTCCGGTCTGGCGCCGCTGTCCTGA
- a CDS encoding cupin domain-containing protein — protein MTVNRRKVLGATGLAGAAAATGVGVDRLIISSGSGNSSEKEAPISMADDAARFGDPRIPAETITSQTHLFRLGEQPRSEHDGGWFQQANEDNFPILKGQEASMLLLTLKPGGIREPHWHPSAWELNIVTGGVATWIVIDGNGNYESFDQEVNDVVFAPQGSFHYFENRGQDDLSVIIIQNTSAPEDKDNIGIGESLSRLPPRVLSAIFGAPEETFKSFKKIDNSIVILRSP, from the coding sequence GTGACGGTGAATCGCCGCAAAGTCCTGGGTGCAACGGGTCTGGCGGGCGCTGCCGCCGCGACCGGAGTGGGCGTCGACCGCCTCATCATCTCCAGCGGCTCTGGCAACAGCTCCGAGAAGGAAGCTCCGATTTCTATGGCTGACGATGCTGCGCGCTTCGGCGATCCCCGCATACCCGCCGAGACCATCACCTCGCAGACCCACCTGTTCCGACTCGGCGAGCAGCCGCGCAGCGAGCATGACGGAGGTTGGTTTCAGCAAGCGAACGAGGACAACTTCCCGATCCTCAAGGGACAAGAAGCGAGCATGCTGTTGCTCACGCTGAAGCCTGGAGGCATCCGCGAGCCGCATTGGCATCCGAGTGCGTGGGAACTGAACATCGTCACCGGAGGAGTGGCGACGTGGATCGTCATCGACGGGAACGGCAACTACGAGAGCTTCGACCAGGAGGTCAACGACGTCGTATTCGCGCCCCAAGGGTCGTTTCACTATTTCGAGAACCGCGGCCAGGATGACCTGTCGGTCATCATCATTCAGAACACCAGTGCGCCCGAAGACAAGGACAACATCGGGATCGGGGAGTCGCTCAGCAGGCTCCCACCGCGGGTGTTGTCCGCGATCTTCGGTGCGCCGGAAGAGACGTTCAAGTCCTTCAAGAAGATCGACAACTCGATCGTCATCCTGCGCTCGCCCTAG
- a CDS encoding HNH endonuclease family protein: MRKCRCCGAALTKRSQKVYCDNTCQAVARRQASTELWLKSGDARVGTGRGHYIREYLAEAQGRCCAICGGASVWLDLPLALVLDHIDGDPTKNRRENLRLVCPNCDSQLTTYKSRNRGKGRHYRRQRYADGQSY; encoded by the coding sequence TTGAGAAAGTGTCGCTGCTGCGGTGCAGCACTCACGAAGCGCAGTCAGAAGGTCTACTGCGACAACACATGCCAGGCGGTGGCCCGGCGCCAAGCCAGTACGGAGCTTTGGCTCAAATCCGGTGATGCGCGGGTGGGCACCGGCCGCGGCCACTACATCCGCGAGTACCTTGCCGAAGCGCAGGGACGCTGTTGTGCGATCTGCGGCGGCGCCAGCGTGTGGTTGGACCTGCCACTCGCGTTGGTGTTGGACCACATCGACGGGGACCCGACCAAGAACCGGCGGGAGAACCTGCGACTGGTCTGCCCGAACTGCGACTCGCAGTTGACGACGTATAAGAGTCGCAATCGCGGCAAGGGTCGGCACTACCGACGGCAGCGCTACGCCGACGGCCAGTCTTACTAG